Proteins from a genomic interval of Betta splendens chromosome 10, fBetSpl5.4, whole genome shotgun sequence:
- the ran gene encoding GTP-binding nuclear protein Ran, whose translation MAQCVPVAVFKLVLVGDGGTGKTTFVKRHITGEFEKKYVATLGVEVHPLMFHTNRGAIKYNVWDTAGQEKFGGLRDGYYIQAQCAIIMFDVTSRVTYKNVPNWHRDLVRVCENIPIVLCGNKVDIKDRKVKAKSIVFHRKKNLQYYDISAKSNYNFEKPFLWLARKLIGDPNLEFVAMPALAPPEVLMDPSLAAKYEEELQVASNTALPDEEDDL comes from the exons ATGGCACAGTGTGTACCGGTGGCGGTGTTTAAG CTGGTGTTAGTAGGAGATGGAGGCACCGGTAAAACGACTTTTGTGAAACGGCACATCACAGGAGAGTTTGAGAAGAAATATGTTG CTACTCTGGGAGTAGAGGTGCATCCATTGATGTTCCACACAAATAGAGGAGCCATCAAGTACAATGTGTGGGACACAGCTGGTCAGGAGAAGTTTGGAGGTCTGAGAGATGGCTACTACATTCAAG CTCAGTGTGCTATCATCATGTTTGATGTCACTTCACGAGTCACTTATAAGAACGTACCCAACTGGCATCGTGATCTGGTCCGTGTCTGTGAGAACATTCCCATTGTCCTCTGTGGCAACAAGGTGGACATCAAAGACAGGAAAGTCAAAGCAAAGAGCATTGTGTTTCACCGCAAGAAGAACCTGCAG TACTATGACATTTCCGCCAAGAGTAACTACAACTTTGAGAAGCCTTTCCTGTGGTTAGCAAGGAAGTTGATTGGTGATCCCAACCTGGAATTTGTGGCAATGCCTGCTCTCGCTCCCCCAGAGGTCCTAATGGACCCAAGCCTTGCTGCTAAGTATGAGGAAGAACTTCAA gtTGCATCAAATACAGCACTCCCAGATGAAGAAGATGACCTCTAA
- the rad9a gene encoding cell cycle checkpoint control protein RAD9A, whose translation MDCVVTGGNVKVLAKAIHSLSRIGDELYVEPQDDGLALRSVNSSRSAYACFLFAPLFFSRYTIPSTHTFLCKMAIKSVQAVFRSLASLEKTVEKCHIKTDEQKNRLTFTLHCKHGLLKTHNLSYQDSESLQAVFDKDSCANVFRAQPRLLVDTVMHFPPSLEEVTVSVSSERMWIRNHVDEEADQSKAMLTELCLASDEFDHFVVQAHNSVTFCLKELRGLLLFAESTGLPVSMHFDAPGSPVVLSVTDSVLEGNFVLATLSDDPNHRGAITPPPPPPDDFMNDDIDSYLIAMDTSIAPEPSATGPPTPQLANSTCTKQPAAANHRRRLHSEEEEEEEDETADSDKPPNKKFCSLFFGSVLPSTSQMSTQPITSQEVLASDSEDDT comes from the exons ATGGACTGCGTCGTCACCGGAGGAAATGTTAAAG TTCTGGCCAAAGCCATCCACTCTCTGTCTAGGATCGGTGATGAGCTGTATGTGGAGCCTCAGGACGACGGG CTGGCCTTGCGGTCTGTGAACTCCTCTCGGTCGGCATATGCCTGTTTCCTGTTCGCACCACTTTTCTTCAGCAG GTACACCATTCCCAGTACACACACCTTCCTCTGCAAGATGGCAATAAAG AGCGTACAGGCCGTGTTCAGGTCTCTGGCATCCCTTGAAAAAACAGTGGAAAAGTGCCACATTAAGACAGATGAGCAGAAGAACCGCCTGACTTTCACTCTGCACTGCAAACATG GACTCCTGAAGACACATAACCTGTCTTACCAGGACAGTGAAAGCTTGCAGGCAGTGTTTGACAAGGACAGTTGTGCCAACGTATTCAGGGCCCAGCCCAG GCTGCTGGTAGACACAGTCATGCATTTCCCTCCATCTCTGGAAGAAGTGACTGTCTCAGTGAGTAGTGAAAGAATGTGGATTAGAAACCATGTGGATGAAGAAGCAG ATCAGTCTAAAGCCATGCTAACGGAGCTGTGTTTGGCTTCAGATGAGTTTGACCATTTTGTTGTCCAAGCTCACAACAGCGTGACCTTTTGTCTGAAGGAGTTACGG GGTTTGCTATTATTTGCAGAGTCCACTGGGCTCCCTGTTTCTATGCACTTTGATGCCCCTGGCAG CCCGGTGGTGCTTTCTGTGACGGACAGCGTCCTGGAGGGGAACTTCGTGCTGGCCACACTTTCAGACGATCCCAACCACAGAGG AGCAATCacaccaccgcctcctcctcctgatgacTTCATGAATGACGACATAGACTCATACCTCATCGCCATGGACACAAGTATTGCACCAGAGCCCTCAGCCACAGGTCCACCTACACCCCAGTTGGCTAATTCCACATGTACAAAGCAGCCTgctgcagccaatcacaggaGAAGATTAcacagcgaggaggaagaggaggaggaagatgagacaGCCGATTCTGATAAACCGCCTAATAAGAAG ttCTGTTCCCTGTTCTTTGGCTCAGTGCTTCCCTCTACTTCTCAGATGAGCACTCAACCAATCACAAGTCAGGAGGTGCTGGCCAGTGACAGTGAGGATGACACGTAA
- the zgc:113229 gene encoding uncharacterized protein zgc:113229, with product MSHNPKDNQALLQSMLQRLKLQPGRDGQAFSETPAPVTVSSTWGQGGGGGGPDLKNMNNCSVNGFQPAADKGPEGQQPSHCEVDGGVSSFPSQKGENTDEDAGEKRVLGSTVLPDITSTGREHQVPVRSDADVSSFAGSAIGHTRGDEDAVKSAGPVHEQNQGFTPKLYAWSSKSTNASADAGGDASKVANGDVEESKDVSSPITNNSSLRRKQRASENKTRRWTQKIKERWRDKHGSFRKKEKEEGGRMAQKSEQASPQYELLTGGTMITPAPKEEELTPPPLHNSDPSKPPPAPTESSSADGHPSDFEFGLGSFSLLEEITMGQEWAKFLNPNLSATSVHQSPSEDPLGQYKVSPSSYSGVQPCAIASQQGGESNQWSFWRTKATPGLNLGPVQDSPDGPLPVSMEVSESKQESVPRRADLTEPMDDGWMQPVDRGLGRQHRPQSFVQTAGILDSSRAQLNRKRPHQSGERLQIDRDTRRERSISAPSAISCQEMGEPEGTQHHNSLYTPQSPTPCSPSALVPRGVLKHSVSQDSEASMETMSKRRRVEENRRVRFSEDVVAIEPPDIDLEAFDSADESGGEEDSVIEQECEVEQSPVEVGAPVRRHALPAWILALKRRKNR from the exons ATGTCTCATAATCCAAAAGACAACCAGGCCTTGCTGCAGTCTATGCTGCAGAGACTGAAACTACAGCCGGGAAGAGACGGTCAGGCGTTCTCGGAGACACCTGCACCTGTAACAGTCTCGTCCACATGGGGGcaaggtggagggggaggagggccCGACCTCAAGAATATGAACAACTGCTCTGTAAACGGCTTCCAGCCTGCTGCCGACAAAGGGCCCGAAGGACAGCAACCGAGTCACTGTGAGGTGGACGGGGGTGTCTCTTCCTTTCCCTCCCAAAAGGGGGAAAACACTGATGAGGACGCGGGTGAGAAAAGGGTGTTGGGTTCAACCGTGTTGCCTGATATCACCTCGACAGGAAGGGAGCATCAGGTTCCCGTCAGATCGGATGCAGATGTCTCATCCTTTGCAGGTTCTGCGATAGGACACACTCGCGGTGATGAGGATGCCGTGAAAAGCGCCGGGCCCGTTCACGAGCAGAACCAGGGTTTTACTCCCAAACTCTATGCGTGGTCCTCGAAGTCCACAAATGCAAGTGCAGACGCGGGAGGTGATGCGAGTAAAGTGGCAAATGGAGATGTAGAGGAAAGTAAAGACGTGAGCAGCCCGATAACGAATAACAGCAGCCTGAGGAGAAAACAGCGAGCGTCTGAGAACAAAACCAGGAGGTGGACACAGAAGATCAAGGAAAGATGGAGGGACAAGCATGGGAGtttcagaaaaaaggaaaaagaggaaggTGGCAGAATGGCTCAGAAGAGTGAGCAG GCGTCACCTCAATATGAGCTGCTAACTGGTGGTACTATGATCACACCAGCACCTAAGGAGGAAGAATTGACCCCTCCTCCACTACATAACAGCGATCCCAGTAAACCCCCCCCTGCGCCCACGGAGAGCAGCAGTGCTGACGGACACCCCAG TGACTTTGAATTTGGTCTGGGGTCGTTCAGTCTGCTTGAGGAGATCACCATGGGTCAAGAGTGGGCTAAGTTCCTGAACCCTAACCTCTCAGCCACATCAGTCCATCAGAGCCCATCAGAGGATCCACTGGGCCAGTACAAAGTCTCACCTAGTTCATACAGCGGCGTTCAGCCGTGTGCGATAGCAAGCCAGCAGGGAGGAGAAAGCAACCAGTGGAGCTTCTGGCGTACCAAGGCCACACCAGGTTTAAATCTGGGCCCGGTTCAGGACTCACCTGATGGTCCCCTACCTGTCAGCATGGAGGTTTCAGAGAGCAAACAAGAGTCTGTTCCCAGACGGGCAGATCTGACAGAGCCAATGGACGATGGTtggatgcagcctgtggacAGAGGCTTGGGACGGCAGCATAGGCCGCAGTCCTTTGTACAG ACTGCAGGTATTCTGGACAGCAGCCGAGCCCAACTCAACAGGAAGAGACCGCATCAGTCAGGCGAGAGGCTTCAAATAGACAGAGACACACGCCGAG AGAGGTCTATATCCGCACCAAGCGCAATCAGCTGCCAGGAGATGGGTGAACCAGAAGGGACTCAGCATCATAATTCCCTATACACGCCACAATCACCCACTCCCTGTTCTCCATCTGCCCTTGTGCCCCGGGGTGTCCTGAAACACTCAGTATCCCAGGATTCAGAGGCCTCAATGGAAACTATGTCGAAAAGG AGGCGAGTTGAGGAGAACCGGCGTGTTCGTTTTTCAGAGGATGTGGTGGCCATAGAACCTCCAGATATAGATCTGGAGGCTTTCGACTCAGCAGATGAGTCCGGAGGGGAGGAGGACTCTGTGATAGAGCAGGAGTGTGAGGTGGAGCAGTCGCCGGTTGAGGTCGGGGCACCAGTGCGTCGGCACGCACTCCCGGCCTGGATACtggccctgaagaggaggaagaaccgATAG
- the tbc1d10c gene encoding rab GTPase-activating protein eat-17 codes for MLSPSSPTQKNLGEEDSSGSDAESEISLEPETDRFGFILTNGSAAGNLGPPPELVRHRETKWINIIQQWDRVLLKKTNKVKVQCQKGIPASLRAKCWPLLCGATDRMKQNENLYQTLDSKPALQSWVDVIERDLDRQFPFHEMFLSKDGHGQRGLFRVLKAYTQYQPEEGYCQAQGPVAAVLLMNMPAEEAFWCLVQISEQYLPGYYSPLLEGVLFDAAMLSWVLKRTCPAAHKHLQHHGVEPLMFATDWLMCLFTRHLPFNTLLRVWDLFFCYGVRVLLQVAAVLVRRVLGRAEQRKQCQGQMETLEKLRGVREQIQEEDDSFIAEVCSVPLSAKDLEKQTAKELEKWRKDKPSSTFDPRGRCHGFQMAWARARQNKEDRQRKEREKGNLSVPIARSASTLSLSPSLLHKRWRKGSKASTGECEGGGRVRHLSMGAKEDFNSWTELNFEKVQDLQEEEDVVSDEHNTQRETHLTGQTDLIQNIPTVHIEEATGANEQIEKVETGIIEEEGSKGISKHTEETNVAAEPNQGPVETRIIEEEESKLISEHTKETNVATEPNQGPVETRIIEEEESKLISEHTEETNVAAEPNQGPVSNEPGDNIPSPLSEHMSQHHQEEEMGSCSQSQVEKQQDHQGKNQDSEVPDVNVQIEKQVVEDTEHMSDVEENQSETHRDATANTNKETPHANLHVSVESTEEQVIQSEIKPCEGLETDNVQQTQAETAANDKPDSSPGSEKESHSKEIDVKDLDLTTEKQHQQEEVLIETDTVSTGDVFKAKGCSSESLAEIGMEERYAQTETETVPTQAQDRADDNASSQEELEAEVVQTEAESRTEAETLTLEGVPLDEHTDTETQAACVEARKASTQHSETEGDAVTCELTQGQEQIILTVHTEEKTDGDHTESEETPCKTQTETVETGSVSPQQKEEAGNITTEAEQEPSEEPAPAQPVSQVSEANTEEEDILISPPNVTDSPRSDNIPQVQDKESSPTEANDPTQTAGRRSSRSSGDFCVRRSSNSHGSRLARRLSEDLFTSPLKTSQAPSSCSQEPQHAESDAGAVNPALPEVSQAPDVRPPPTVLSTKEETAAQQEPQTPSKRFGLFRRLRGEPKKANEKGKQKMQVPKILIQDFSDGTGKPAVQVEEEKLNSRERRRRRRVEERREKEEERLKKKKEKELEKEKERERRKPQTRGKSFQVQKEKGGDDTGSKTFRHSTSYAESYF; via the exons ATGTTGAGTCCCTCAAGTCCAACCCAGAAGAACCTCGGTGAAGAGGACAGCTCTGGATCTGACGCAGAGTCAGAGATCAGCCTGGAACCGGAGACCGACCGGTTTGGCTTCATCCTGACCAATGGATCCGCAGCCGG GAATCTGGGTCCCCCCCCTGAGTTGGTCCGGCACAGAGAGACCAAATGGATCAACATTATTCAACAATGGGATCGGGTCTTGTTGAAAAAGACTAATAAG GTCAAAGTGCAGTGTCAGAAAGGCATCCCCGCCTCACTCAGAGCCAAGTGCTGGCCCCTGCTGTGTGGAGCTACCGACAGGATGAAGCAAAACGAAAACCTCTACCAG ACTCTAGACTCCAAacctgctctgcagagctgggtGGATGTGATTGAGAGAGACCTGGACCGCCAGTTCCCTTTCCATGAGATGTTCCTTTCCAAGGATGGACATGG CCAGCGCGGTTTGTTTCGAGTGCTGAAAGCCTACACTCAGTACCAACCAGAGGAGGGCTACTGCCAGGCACAGGGGCCCGTGGCCGCGGTGCTGCTGATGAACATGCCTGCTGAG GAGGCGTTCTGGTGTTTGGTGCAGATCAGTGAGCAGTACCTGCCTGGATATTACAGCCCTCTGTTG GAGGGCGTCCTGTTCGACGCGGCCATGCTGAGCTGGGTCTTGAAGAGGACGTGTCCAGCGGCGCACAAACACCTGCAGCACCACGGAGTGGAGCCGCTCATGTTCGCCACCGACTGGCTGATGTGCTTGTTTACGCGCCACCTGCCATTCAACACTCTGCTCCGAGTCTGGGACTTGTTTTTCTGCTACG GGGTGCgagtgctgctgcaggtggcagCGGTGCTGGTGCGCCGGGTGCTGGGCCGGgcggagcagaggaagcagtgCCAGGGCCAGATGGAAACCCTGGAGAAGCTGAGGGGCGTCAGGGAGCAGATCCAAGAGGAAGACGACAGCTTTATAGCAGAG GTTTGCTCAGTGCCACTGTCGGCCAAAGATCTGGAGAAGCAGACGGCAAAGGAGTTAGAAAAGTGGAGGAAGGACAAACCCTCATCCACCTTTGACCCAAGAGGTCGTTGCCACGGGTTCCAGATGGCGTGGGCAAGGGCTCGACAGAACAAGGAAGATCGGCAAAGAAAGGAGCGAGAGAAGGGCAACCTGTCAGTGCCTATAGCtcgctcagcctccactttGTCACTGTCTCCTTCCTTGCTTCACAAGCGCTGGAGGAAGGGCAGCAAAGCTAGCACGGGAGAATGTGAAGGCGGCGGCAGAGTACGGCATCTATCGATGGGAGCGAAGGAGGACTTTAACAGCTGGACTGAGTTGAATTTTGAGAAGGTGCAAGACCttcaggaagaggaggatgtagTGTCTGATGAGCACAACACGCAGAGAGAAACACACCTGACAGGACAAACTGACTTAATCCAAAACATTCCAACAGTGCACATCGAAGAAGCAACAGGAGCGAATGAACAGATTGAAAAAGTAGAAACAGGAATCATTGAAGAGGAGGGGAGCAAAGGGATTTCAAAACACACTGAAGAAACAAATGTGGCAGCAGAACCAAACCAAGGTCCAGTAGAAACAAGAATCAtcgaagaggaggagagcaaacTGATTTCAGAACACACCAAAGAAACAAATGTGGCAACGGAACCAAACCAAGGTCCAGTAGAAACAAGAATCAtcgaagaggaggagagcaaacTGATTTCAGAACATACTGAAGAAACAAATGTGGCAGCGGAACCAAACCAAGGTCCAGTCAGCAATGAGCCTGGTGACAATATTCCTTCTCCGCTAAGTGAGCATATGTCACAGCACCATCAGGAAGAGGAgatgggctcctgcagccagtcACAAGTCGAGAAACAGCAGGATCATCAAGGGAAGAACCAGGACTCTGAGGTCCCAGATGTAAATGTTCAGATAGAAAAACAAGTAGTGGAAGACACTGAACACATGAGTGATGTAGAGGAAAATCAGAGTGAAACACACAGAGATGctactgcaaacacaaacaaagagactCCTCACGCAAATCTACATGTGAGTGTAGAGTCGACCGAGGAACAGGTGATTCAGTCTGAAATAAAACCATGTGAGGGGCTGGAAACCGACAATGTACAACAGACACAggctgaaacagcagcaaatgacAAACCTGACTCGAGTCCAGGCTCAGAAAAAGAAAGTCATTCTAAAGAAATAGATGTTAAAGATTTAGATCTTACAACAGAGAAACAACATCAACAGGAAGAGGTGCTCATAGAGACAGATACAGTCTCAACAGGAGATGTGTTTAAGGCAAAAGGGTGCAGTTCTGAGTCATTAGCAGAAATAGGAATGGAAGAGAGATACGCCCAAACGGAGACTGAAACGGTACCGACACAGGCTCAAGACAGAGCAGATGACAATGCATCCTCACAggaggaactggaggctgaagttgtgcaaacagaagcagagtcAAGGACAGAAGCAGAAACTTTGACCCTGGAAGGCGTTCCACTAGatgaacacactgacacagagactCAAGCAGCTTGTGTAGAGGCACGCAAAGCATCTACTCAGCATTCAGAGACGGAGGGTGACGCAGTAACATGTGAACTCACACAGGGACAAGAACAaatcattttgacagtgcacaCAGAGGAAAAGACTGACGGTGACCACACGGAATCAGAGGAAACACCATGTAAAACTCAAACAGAGACGGTAGAAACAGGCTCTGTATCACCGCAGCagaaagaggaagcaggaaaTATCACCACAGAGGCTGAACAGGAACCTAGTGAAGAACCTGCGCCTGCGCAACCGGTGAGCCAGGTCTCTGAAGcgaacacagaggaggaggacatctTAATTTCTCCTCCCAACGTGACAGACAGTCCACGTAGTGACAACATCCCTCAGGTACAGGACAAAGagtcttctcccacagaggccaATGACCCGACACAGACCGCTGGACGCCGCAGCAGCCGGTCTTCTGGCGATTTCTGTGTCCGCAGGTCTTCCAACTCTCACGGGTCCAGGCTGGCACGGAGGCTCTCTGAAGATCTCTTCACCAGCCCACTGAAAACCAGCCAAGCACCGTCAAGCTGTAGTCAAGAGCCTCAACATGCTGAATCTGATGCAGGAGCTGTCAACCCAGCCCTTCCTGAGGTTAGTCAGGCTCCAGATGTTAGGCCGCCACCGACCGTTCTGTCCACGAAGGAGGAGACAGCGGCACAGCAGGAGCCACAAACGCCATCCAAACGCTTTGGTCTGTTCCGCAGACTGAGAGGAGAGCCCAAAAAGgcaaatgaaaaaggaaaacaaaaaatgcaagTGCCAAAAATTTTGATTCAGGACTTCAGTGATGGAACGGGAAAGCCAGCTGtgcaagtggaggaggagaaactgaactccagggagagaaggagaaggcggagggtggaggagagaagggagaaagaggaggagcggctgaagaagaagaaagaaaaggagctagagaaggagaaggagagagagaggaggaagccacAAACGAGGGGCAAAAGTTTTCAAGTGCAAAAGGAGAAAGGTGGTGATGACACGGGCTCAAAGACATTTAGACATTCCACTTCATATGCTGAATCCTACTTTTGA
- the ndufs8b gene encoding NADH:ubiquinone oxidoreductase core subunit S8b, producing MSTALSLRLLHCYSKPGTFGCGPGVMRSFSLSAIREGYKYVNAQEMPTDLRSITDRAASTLLWTELFRGLAMTMSYLFREPATINYPFEKGPLSPRFRGEHALRRYPSGEERCIACKLCEAVCPAQAITIEAETRADGSRRTTRYDIDMTKCIYCGFCQEACPVDAIVEGPNFEFSTETHEELLYNKEKLLNNGDRWEAEIAANIQADYLYR from the exons ATGTCTACTGCACTGAGCCTACGTCTTCTCCACTGCTACTCAAAGCCAG GCACTTTTGGCTGTGGTCCTGGTGTCATGCGTTCTTTCAGTCTCAGTGCTATCAGGGAGGGCTACA AATATGTTAATGCCCAGGAGATGCCAACAGACCTGAGGTCAATCACTGATCGCGCCGCCTCAACCCTCCTTTGGACTGAACTCTTTAGAG GTTTGGCGATGACCATGAGCTACCTGTTTCGCGAGCCTGCCACCATTAACTACCCGTTCGAGAAAGGCCCTCTGTCGCCCCGCTTCCGGGGAGAACACGCCCTGCGCCGCTACCCTAGCGGAGAGGAGCGCTGCATTGCCTGTAAGCTGTGTGAGGCCGTCTGTCCAGCTCAG GCAATTACTATTGAAGCGGAGACTCGAGCTGATGGCAGCAGAAGAACCACTCGCTATGACATCGATATGACTAAGTGTATCTACTGTGGCTTCTGTCAGGAGGCCTGTCCTGTTGACGCCATTGTTGAG ggTCCTAATTTTGAGTTTTCTACAGAGACCCATGAGGAGCTATTGTACAATAAGGAAAAGCTTCTCAACAACGGAGATCGCTGGGAGGCCGAGATAGCAGCAAACATACAAGCAGACTACCTTTACAGATAG